The following coding sequences lie in one Musa acuminata AAA Group cultivar baxijiao chromosome BXJ3-1, Cavendish_Baxijiao_AAA, whole genome shotgun sequence genomic window:
- the LOC135629718 gene encoding uncharacterized protein LOC135629718, whose protein sequence is MPTPAAASAILLSPESLSAAGRTAEKLSLPALQSKMKCDPDGYEAELQLLYRHFESSLHLFRHQSALRPSSDLSLAKDLGDFAMFLAHVTPFYPEKLANFPRQIADLLRVDSRGLPSSLRCHLAQALILLVNRKIIDIEETLELFMDLQILGDRTLRKLAFSHVVHNIRRMNQKHKNEAKNRKLQNTLFLMLQGDEEQRAKRSLVILCDLHRRRVWFDDRTANAICTACFHSSSRIMISALSFLLGYEQIEEEDDSEASSSEDDTTSQQPITLSREAIYKANHKGTVASKKKKKAKLQRVIRNMKRQQRITSQSNSSSYYSPLTHLKDAQGFAEKLFSRLQRCNERFEDRMMMLKVIARTVGLHRLILLNFYPFLQKYVQPHQRDVTDLLAAAVQACHDMVPPDAVEPLFKQIVNQFVHDRSRTEAIAVGLNVVREICIRMPLLMNEDLLQDLVLYKKSHEKAVSSAARSLITLFREICPSLLVKKDRGRPVNPKARPKAYGEVSIATDVPDIELLEHVDNSVTDSSDAEASASDLDDEYDSDAETEKEVDSLEDEEEDDEVSDEKNEEDLGNSDNINGEEDDGDDLDDDIDENAAYDEYDSDTKEDVDLSDDNMDISSELDASRKKSSNDICNDDDLSNHECASDDNDEIKEEEKAKSKKRKFTDYVGQLNTSESSLRALKRLTMAKMSQKASDETDGILSNEDFQRIKELKAKKEAKLVMAQQGLLRKGIDSKVSSFKIPSSEQLSIKPVDPAMLEVHIKRKLSKEERLALVRAGREDRGKYQARTAVKQKKTGGLSNRQKEHKKKMPLAAKRAKVARSRQEKKQRQRRSGKQFQGRKAWK, encoded by the exons ATGCCGACGCCGGCCGCCGCTTCCGCTATTCTCCTCTCGCCGGAGTCCCTCTCGGCTGCCGGCCGGACAGCGGAAAAGCTGAGCCTCCCGGCGCTGCAGTCCAAGATGAAGTGCGATCCCGATGGGTACGAGGCGGAGCTCCAACTCCTCTACCGCCACTTCGAGTCCTCCCTCCACCTCTTCCGCCACCAGTCCGCCCTCAGGCCCTCCTCCGACCTCTCCCTGGCCAAGGATCTCGGGGACTTTGCCATGTTCCTCGCCCATGTCACCCCTTTCTACCCAGAGAAGCTTGCAAACTTCCCCCGACAGATCGCCGACCTCCTTCGTGTCGACTCCCGAGGCCTTCCGTCGTCGTTGAGGTGCCATCTTGCGCAAGCCCTGATCCTCCTCGTCAATAGAAAG aTCATTGATATTGAAGAAACTCTCGAATTGTTTATGGACCTTCAGATTCTTGGTGACCGGACCTTAAGAAAACTGGCCTTTTCACATGTAGTACATAACATTCGACGCATGAACCAGAAACACAAGAACGAAGCCAAGAATCGCAAACTGCAGAATACTCTTTTTTTGATGCTGcag GGGGACGAGGAACAGAGGGCCAAAAGGTCGCTTGTTATTCTTTGTGATCTGCATAGACGGAGGGTGTGGTTTGATGATCGTACAGCTAATGCCATTTGCACTGCCTGTTTCCATTCGTCTTCAAG GATTATGATATCTGCTCTCTCATTTCTTCTTGGTTATGAACAAATTGAAGAGGAGGATGACAGTGAAGCCTCAAGCAGTGAAGACGATACAACTAGTCAACAGCCTATTACTCTTAGCCGAGAAGCTATTTACAAG GCAAATCATAAAGGTACGGTTGCcagcaagaaaaaaaagaaggcaaaGTTGCAGCGTGTGATACGCAACATGAAAAGGCAGCAGCGAATAACATCACAAAGTAACAGCTCCAGTTACTATTCACCTCTTACTCATTTAAAAGATGCACAG GGTTTCGCTGAGAAACTGTTCTCTCGCCTTCAAAGATGCAATGAACGCTTTGAG GATAGGATGATGATGTTGAAAGTAATAGCCAGAACTGTTGGATTGCACCGTCTGATCTTGTTAAATTTTTATCCGTTTCTTCAAAAATATGTTCAG cCTCATCAACGTGATGTCACCGATTTGCTTGCTGCAGCTGTCCAGGCCTGCCATGATATG GTACCTCCTGATGCGGTTGAACCCTTATTTAAACAAATTGTGAATCAGTTTGTGCATGATCGTTCTCGCACAGAG GCCATTGCTGTTGGGCTGAATGTTGTGAGGGAGATCTGTATCAGGATGCCTTTG TTAATGAATGAAGATCTGCTTCAAGACCTTGTCTTATACAAAAAATCACATGAGAAGGCAGTTTCTTCAGCAGCTCGCTCCTTGATAACTTTATTCAGAGAG ATATGCCCTTCTTTATTGGTCAAAAAGGACCGTGGCCGTCCGGTCAATCCCAAAGCAAGGCCAAAAGCATATGGAGAAGTTAGTATAGCTACTGATGTGCCTGACATAGAGTTGCTGGAACACGTTGATAACTCGGTGACTGATAGTTCTGATGCTGAGGCTTCTGCATCAGATTTGGATGATGAGTATGACAGTGATGCTGAGACAGAGAAAGAGGTTGATTCTttggaagatgaagaagaggatGATGAGGTTTCAgatgaaaaaaatgaagaagatTTAGGTAACAGTGATAACATTAATGGGGAGGAAGATGATGgtgatgatcttgatgatgatattgatgaGAATGCTGCCTATGATGAATATGATAGTGATACTAAAGAAGATGTGGATCTTAGTGATGATAATATGGATATCTCCAGTGAACTAGATGCATCAAGGAAAAAGTCATCCAATGACATCTGCAATGATGATGACCTCAGTAATCATGAATGCGCTAGTGATGACAACGATGAaataaaggaagaggagaaggccaAATCAAAGAAGAGGAAGTTTACGGATTATGTTGGACAACTGAATACTTCAGAATCAAGTCTTCGCGCCCTTAAAAGACTAACAATGGCCAAGATGTCACAGAAAGCATCGGATGAAACAGATGGAATTCTTTCTAATGAAGATTTTCAACGTATAAAAGAGTTGAAG GCAAAGAAAGAAGCAAAGCTGGTTATGGCTCAGCAAGGTCTTTTGAGAAAGGGTATAGACTCGAAAGTCTCATCTTTCAAAATTCCCTCTTCTGAGCAATTAAGTATAAAGCCAGTGGATCCTGCTATGCTAGAG GTCCACATTAAAAGAAAGCTTAGCAAGGAGGAACGACTGGCCCTAGTAAGAGCTGGGAGGGAGGATAGAGGAAAGTATCAGGCCAGAACTGCTGTGAAACAAAAAAAG ACGGGTGGTCTAAGCAATCGCCAAAAGGAACATAAAAAGAAGATGCCTCTTGCTGCCAAAAGAGCAAAAGTAGCTCGTTCTAGGCAGGAGAAAAAACAGCGGCAAAGGCGGTCAGGCAAGCAGTTCCAGGGGAGGAAAGCATGGAAGTGA
- the LOC135628504 gene encoding nuclear transcription factor Y subunit C-6-like, whose translation MDQPGQTAPPMIGVATGVPYAAAAAASAGGPYQAYQHLYQQQQQQQQQQLQMFWADQYREIEQTTDFKNHSLPLARIKKIMKADEDVRMIAAEAPVVFARACEMFILELTHRSWAHAEENKRRTLQKNDIAAAVSRTDVFDFLIDIVPREEGKEDVARPLGAPSTDPMSYYYVQQ comes from the coding sequence ATGGATCAACCGGGCCAGACCGCGCCGCCGATGATCGGCGTCGCCACCGGGGTTCCCTACGCCGCCGCTGCCGCAGCGTCCGCCGGCGGCCCCTACCAGGCCTACCAGCATCTCtaccagcagcagcaacaacagcagcagcagcagctccagATGTTCTGGGCCGACCAGTACCGCGAGATCGAGCAGACCACCGACTTCAAGAACCACAGTCTGCCGCTCGCGCGGATCAAGAAGATCATGAAGGCCGACGAGGACGTGCGCATGATCGCCGCCGAGGCCCCCGTGGTTTTCGCCAGGGCCTGCGAGATGTTCATCCTCGAGCTCACGCACCGGTCCTGGGCCCACGCCGAGGAGAACAAGCGCCGCACCCTGCAGAAGAATGACATAGCCGCCGCCGTCTCCCGCACCGACGTCTTCGACTTCCTCATCGATATCGTGCCGAGGGAGGAGGGTAAGGAAGACGTGGCACGCCCGCTCGGGGCCCCGTCGACCGACCCCATGTCCTACTACTATGTCCAGCAGTAG